One genomic region from Cyanobium usitatum str. Tous encodes:
- a CDS encoding methyltransferase yields the protein MVSAFYDRFPYPGDPLQDGPPPGYNWRWCVDSAWAAATGALPPRPDSGERPWRILDAGCGTGVSTDYLCHLNPGAAVMAVDISAGALEVARERIRRSGAAKAVRELRIEQRSLLDLAGEGPFDYINSVGVLHHLREPEAGLQALAGLLRPGGLLHLFLYADGGRWEIHRTQRALARLAVGSGEEGLRLGRQLLAELPEGNRLRQHHERRWIVDTAADANFADMYLHPQETSYNLERLLAFVASAGLEFAGFSNPEVWSPARLLSGELLERAQGLSQFEQWSLVEELDPDISHFEFFLSHGAVRKPDWGDDEVLLAARGETNRCLWGWPATRLMGPDLSPLDVSEAGLNLMAVLESAPGVAIGQLPLDWPAAQRIAVARQLLNQRVLLPVL from the coding sequence ATGGTGAGCGCCTTTTACGACCGTTTCCCCTACCCGGGAGACCCCCTCCAAGACGGCCCGCCCCCCGGATACAACTGGCGCTGGTGCGTCGATAGCGCCTGGGCTGCTGCTACTGGAGCCCTGCCACCGCGCCCCGACTCAGGTGAACGGCCTTGGCGGATTCTCGACGCTGGCTGCGGCACCGGCGTCAGCACCGATTACCTCTGCCACCTCAATCCAGGTGCTGCGGTGATGGCAGTGGATATCAGCGCCGGAGCCCTTGAGGTGGCACGGGAGCGCATCCGTCGTTCAGGTGCGGCAAAAGCGGTGCGCGAGTTGCGTATCGAACAGCGCAGCCTGCTGGATCTGGCTGGCGAGGGACCCTTCGACTACATCAATTCCGTCGGCGTTCTGCACCACCTGCGCGAGCCAGAGGCTGGCTTGCAGGCATTGGCTGGCTTGCTGCGGCCAGGCGGGCTACTGCATCTTTTTTTGTATGCGGATGGCGGCCGCTGGGAAATTCACCGCACCCAGCGGGCCCTGGCAAGGCTGGCCGTCGGTTCAGGGGAGGAGGGGCTACGGCTGGGTCGCCAGCTCCTAGCCGAGTTGCCTGAGGGAAACCGGCTGCGACAGCATCACGAGCGGCGCTGGATTGTCGACACGGCAGCTGATGCCAATTTTGCGGATATGTATCTGCACCCCCAAGAGACCAGCTACAACCTCGAGCGTCTGCTGGCTTTTGTCGCCTCAGCCGGTTTGGAGTTTGCCGGGTTTTCCAATCCTGAGGTGTGGTCGCCGGCGCGCTTGCTTAGTGGTGAGCTGCTGGAGCGGGCCCAGGGCCTCAGTCAGTTTGAGCAGTGGAGTTTGGTGGAGGAGCTTGATCCCGATATCAGCCATTTCGAATTTTTTCTCAGCCATGGGGCGGTGAGGAAACCCGATTGGGGCGACGACGAAGTTCTGCTGGCAGCGCGGGGTGAAACCAACCGCTGCCTTTGGGGTTGGCCAGCCACCCGCTTGATGGGGCCAGACCTATCACCCCTTGACGTCAGCGAAGCGGGCCTCAATTTGATGGCTGTCCTTGAGAGCGCACCGGGTGTGGCGATCGGCCAGCTGCCTTTGGATTGGCCTGCAGCGCAACGGATTGCCGTGGCCCGCCAACTGCTGAATCAGAGGGTTTTGCTGCCGGTGCTCTGA
- a CDS encoding phycobilisome rod-core linker polypeptide, protein MTVTASSGSTRVSPQRYDTLPLSSVRQAEQQDRFPDGGELETLVAFFQSGQQRLEAARRISENADFIVAKAANRIFSGGTPLSYLDAPLSVVGGGARDVTPLAADQAAFQRSVQTFAQGTGDSGGNLITRLLESSGGDADVRVVLPTGFSPIAIGRYGTDRMRKSLRDMGWFLRYVGYALVAGDPSILAVNTRGLRDLLEKACSLAATNVALQEMRAAAAGLCKDNPQARQLVIQYFNVLLAELQVATPSTRQRLGSPESQGLQLPAIYALAADGKQRFIMRTRLSGAQKAEVIRAAYRQVFERDIAKAYSQTPCPVEATQVRQGQLSMREFIRSLGHSKEYRQQFFGGFSNSRAVELAFRHFLGRGISSREEFTRYFDIVSVQGLNGLVDSLINTLEYARVFGEETVPYLRDLGEEAQESAGWGSNRKLFRFSAPFEGAPQYVTLYASYRQPFADQHVYGGGNDPLALNYGAIFPSGTASVATRPAPYGYDSRRILIGNGLAQPGQMDSVQFRKATPRRVGPKVVRLQQIATGGSSVPRRGGQPSIRGTEASTQAVINAVYVQVLGTAGYAGERNKVEEIKLENGDISLREFIRQVARSKAFRRRYWTGLYITKAIEVMHRRLLGRPTFGRWEIDAYFDTAAHTGFYGVVDGILNSSEYNETYGEDTVPYERFVTANDRNARKVPGLNRPFDASAYANEFVQDKRPNVPVDQTIRTTGDITNRNLSARRQMVVGSWTAQTVGGETMKTAKPQENFIAGPGSIRQAPAPTRRWK, encoded by the coding sequence ATGACCGTGACCGCCAGCAGCGGCAGCACCAGGGTTTCACCCCAGCGCTACGACACCCTGCCGCTCTCCAGCGTCCGTCAGGCGGAGCAACAGGATCGCTTCCCCGACGGCGGCGAGCTTGAAACCCTGGTGGCGTTTTTCCAGAGTGGCCAGCAGCGCTTAGAAGCTGCACGCCGCATCTCGGAAAACGCTGATTTCATCGTGGCCAAGGCGGCCAACCGGATCTTCTCCGGCGGCACGCCCCTCTCCTACCTGGATGCTCCCTTGAGCGTCGTCGGGGGTGGAGCAAGGGACGTCACCCCTCTGGCCGCTGACCAGGCCGCCTTCCAGCGCTCGGTGCAGACCTTCGCCCAGGGCACCGGCGACTCCGGCGGCAACCTGATCACTCGCTTACTTGAAAGCTCAGGTGGCGACGCCGACGTGAGGGTTGTGCTGCCCACCGGCTTCAGCCCGATCGCAATAGGCCGTTACGGCACCGATCGGATGCGCAAGTCGCTGCGCGACATGGGCTGGTTCCTCCGCTATGTGGGCTACGCCCTGGTAGCAGGGGACCCAAGCATCCTGGCCGTAAACACCCGCGGCCTGCGCGATCTACTGGAGAAGGCCTGCTCCCTGGCTGCCACCAATGTGGCTCTGCAGGAAATGCGCGCTGCAGCCGCCGGCCTGTGCAAGGACAACCCCCAGGCCCGTCAACTGGTAATTCAGTACTTCAACGTGCTGCTCGCCGAACTGCAGGTGGCCACACCAAGCACCCGGCAGCGCCTCGGCAGCCCTGAAAGTCAGGGCCTGCAGCTGCCTGCCATTTATGCCCTAGCCGCAGACGGCAAGCAGCGCTTCATAATGCGGACGCGCCTAAGTGGTGCCCAAAAGGCCGAAGTCATTCGGGCCGCCTACCGGCAGGTTTTCGAACGGGACATCGCCAAGGCCTACAGCCAGACGCCCTGCCCGGTTGAGGCCACCCAGGTGCGCCAGGGCCAGCTGTCGATGCGGGAATTCATTCGCTCCCTCGGCCACAGCAAGGAATACCGCCAGCAGTTTTTCGGCGGCTTCTCCAATAGCCGGGCGGTTGAGCTGGCCTTCCGCCACTTCCTCGGTCGAGGCATCAGCTCCCGCGAGGAATTCACCCGCTATTTCGACATCGTCAGCGTCCAAGGCCTGAATGGCCTAGTGGATTCCCTAATCAACACCCTGGAATACGCGCGGGTGTTCGGCGAAGAAACCGTTCCCTACCTGAGGGATCTCGGTGAAGAAGCCCAGGAGAGTGCCGGCTGGGGATCAAATCGCAAGCTATTCCGCTTCAGCGCTCCCTTCGAAGGCGCACCCCAATACGTCACCCTCTACGCCTCCTATCGCCAACCCTTCGCCGATCAGCACGTCTACGGCGGCGGCAACGACCCCCTGGCCCTCAACTACGGCGCGATTTTCCCTTCCGGCACCGCCTCAGTGGCAACCCGGCCAGCGCCCTACGGCTACGACAGCCGCCGCATCCTGATCGGCAATGGCCTGGCCCAGCCTGGCCAGATGGACAGCGTCCAGTTCCGCAAGGCCACTCCTCGCCGAGTGGGCCCCAAGGTCGTACGCCTCCAGCAGATTGCTACCGGCGGCAGCTCCGTGCCCCGCCGTGGCGGCCAACCCAGCATCCGTGGCACTGAAGCCAGCACCCAGGCCGTTATTAATGCGGTCTATGTGCAAGTTTTAGGCACTGCTGGCTATGCCGGAGAGCGCAATAAAGTTGAGGAAATCAAGCTCGAGAACGGCGATATTAGCCTGCGGGAGTTCATCCGCCAGGTAGCCCGTTCCAAGGCCTTCCGCCGCCGTTATTGGACCGGCCTTTACATCACCAAGGCCATCGAGGTGATGCATCGCCGGCTGCTAGGTCGCCCAACCTTCGGGAGATGGGAAATCGATGCCTACTTCGATACCGCAGCCCACACTGGCTTCTATGGGGTAGTCGATGGCATTCTCAACAGCAGCGAATACAACGAAACCTACGGCGAAGACACAGTCCCCTACGAGCGTTTTGTCACTGCTAATGATCGAAATGCGCGTAAGGTGCCTGGCCTAAACCGCCCCTTCGACGCCTCTGCCTATGCCAATGAATTTGTCCAGGACAAACGTCCAAATGTGCCCGTTGATCAGACCATACGCACTACCGGGGATATAACCAATCGAAATCTGTCAGCCCGTCGGCAGATGGTCGTGGGGAGCTGGACAGCCCAGACCGTAGGGGGCGAAACCATGAAGACAGCTAAGCCCCAAGAGAACTTCATCGCGGGGCCGGGCAGCATCCGCCAAGCACCTGCGCCGACTCGCCGCTGGAAGTAG
- the atpH gene encoding ATP synthase F1 subunit delta has protein sequence MPLLNSIATPYAEALLQVAESRKETDAVAEQAKALLAVLSSSPELKAALASPVLEPEAKKAALAKLFDDQVTPAVQNLLKLLADRQRLPMMEAVLMRFLELYRELRNITLAKVTSAAALSEEQQAELNRKVQEIAGSKSVEFDLVVDPSLIGGFIVSMGSQVIDASLSGQVRRLGLALAQVS, from the coding sequence ATGCCACTCCTCAACTCGATTGCAACTCCCTACGCCGAAGCCTTGCTGCAGGTAGCTGAATCTCGTAAGGAGACTGACGCTGTTGCCGAACAGGCAAAAGCCCTTCTGGCCGTATTGAGTTCGAGCCCCGAGCTCAAAGCTGCTCTGGCCTCGCCCGTGCTTGAACCCGAAGCCAAGAAGGCTGCTTTGGCAAAGCTTTTCGACGATCAGGTCACCCCTGCGGTGCAAAACCTGCTCAAGCTCTTGGCCGATCGCCAGCGCCTGCCCATGATGGAGGCTGTTTTGATGCGTTTCCTGGAGCTTTATCGGGAGCTGCGCAACATCACTTTGGCCAAGGTGACATCTGCTGCTGCCCTTAGCGAGGAGCAGCAGGCTGAGCTCAACCGCAAGGTTCAAGAGATTGCAGGCTCTAAATCAGTGGAGTTCGACCTCGTGGTTGACCCCTCCTTGATAGGAGGCTTCATCGTCAGCATGGGCTCACAAGTCATTGACGCCAGCCTTTCTGGCCAGGTGCGCCGCCTTGGGCTGGCGCTGGCCCAGGTGAGCTAG
- the atpE gene encoding ATP synthase F0 subunit C, which translates to MDSITSAASVLAAGLAVGLGAIGPGIGQGTAAGGAVEGIARQPEAEGKIRGTLLLSLAFMEALTIYGLVVALVLLFANPFAG; encoded by the coding sequence ATGGATTCCATCACCTCCGCTGCGTCTGTTCTGGCCGCTGGTCTGGCTGTAGGCCTCGGTGCCATCGGCCCCGGCATCGGTCAGGGCACCGCAGCTGGCGGCGCCGTTGAAGGCATTGCACGTCAGCCTGAAGCCGAAGGCAAGATTCGCGGCACCTTGCTGCTGTCCCTGGCCTTCATGGAAGCGCTCACCATCTACGGCCTTGTGGTCGCCCTGGTGCTGTTGTTTGCCAACCCCTTCGCTGGTTGA
- a CDS encoding F0F1 ATP synthase subunit B': MTSWLLLAEAGVPEGGLFDLDATLPLMAVQVVLLTFILNSLFFRPVGRAVEERESFISTSRADAKQKLAQAERLEADLKEQLKDARQQSQKLILEAEQEMDRLYRDALAAATADANASREQARREIDSQRDQAMARLNKDADKLGDLIVTRLLAAS; this comes from the coding sequence ATGACCAGCTGGCTTCTGCTCGCCGAAGCAGGTGTCCCTGAGGGAGGTCTTTTTGACCTCGATGCCACCCTGCCGCTGATGGCGGTTCAGGTTGTTCTCCTCACTTTCATTCTGAATTCGCTGTTCTTCCGCCCCGTTGGCCGGGCTGTGGAGGAGCGTGAGAGCTTTATCTCCACTAGCCGCGCCGACGCCAAGCAGAAGCTGGCTCAAGCCGAGCGGCTGGAAGCCGATCTCAAGGAACAGCTCAAGGACGCGCGTCAGCAGTCCCAAAAGCTGATCCTCGAGGCCGAGCAGGAGATGGATCGTCTTTACCGCGACGCCCTTGCCGCGGCTACGGCCGATGCCAATGCTTCCCGGGAGCAGGCCCGCCGTGAGATTGATTCTCAGCGAGATCAGGCCATGGCCCGGCTTAATAAGGACGCCGACAAGCTCGGTGATCTGATCGTGACCCGCTTGCTGGCAGCCTCATGA
- a CDS encoding F0F1 ATP synthase subunit B → MTFMLPSLLASHGGFGFNLNPFETNIINLAIVIAGLWKFLPGFLGSILERRRAAILSDLQDAEQRLLAATSSLVQAQQDLSAAQQKAEQIRADGLARAQSLRLESEKRTINEMARLKQGAMADLNAEAARVTDQLRREAANRAIAQALATLPGKLNADAQARLIDQSISTLGKA, encoded by the coding sequence ATGACTTTCATGCTCCCCTCCTTGCTTGCAAGTCACGGCGGATTTGGTTTCAACCTCAATCCGTTTGAGACCAACATCATCAACTTGGCGATTGTTATCGCCGGCCTTTGGAAGTTTTTGCCGGGTTTCCTCGGCAGTATCCTGGAGCGCCGTCGTGCCGCCATCCTCAGCGATCTGCAAGATGCTGAGCAGCGTCTTCTCGCCGCAACGTCTTCGTTAGTCCAAGCTCAGCAGGATTTGTCGGCTGCGCAACAAAAGGCTGAGCAGATTCGCGCTGATGGTTTGGCCCGGGCCCAATCTTTGCGCCTGGAAAGCGAAAAGCGCACGATCAACGAAATGGCCCGCCTTAAGCAGGGAGCCATGGCCGACTTGAATGCCGAAGCAGCCCGCGTCACCGACCAGTTGCGCCGCGAAGCCGCCAATCGGGCTATTGCCCAAGCACTTGCCACCCTTCCCGGCAAGCTCAATGCAGATGCCCAGGCCCGACTGATCGATCAGTCCATTTCAACCCTGGGTAAAGCCTGA
- the atpA gene encoding F0F1 ATP synthase subunit alpha yields the protein MVSIRPDEISAILKQQIEDYDKSVSVSNVGTVLQIGDGIARVYGLQQVMAGELVQFEDGTEGIALNLEDDNVGVVLMGEGRGIQEGSTVKATGKIAAVPVGDAMLGRVVNSLGQPIDGKGDIATTETRLIESMAPGIIQRKSVHEPMQTGITAIDAMIPIGRGQRELIIGDRQTGKTAIAIDTIINQKGEDVVCVYVAIGQKAASVANVVEVLREKGALDYTIVVAASASEAAALQYLAPYTGAALAESFMYKGKATLVIYDDLTKQAQAYRQMSLLLRRPPGREAYPGDVFYCHSRLLERAAKLSDAMGKGSMTALPIIETQAGDVSAYIPTNVISITDGQVFLSSDLFNSGLRPAINVGISVSRVGGAAQTKAIKKIAGTLKLELAQFDELAAFSQFASDLDAATQQQLGRGKRLREILKQPQFSPLILAEQVAVVYAGVKGLIDEVPVESVVQFCRELREYLKSNKAEFISKVQTEKQLSDEAEAMLKEAINEVKSTMLASV from the coding sequence ATGGTATCCATCCGCCCCGACGAGATCAGCGCCATCCTCAAGCAGCAGATTGAGGACTACGACAAGTCGGTTTCGGTTAGCAACGTTGGCACCGTGCTGCAGATCGGCGATGGCATCGCCCGGGTCTATGGCCTGCAGCAGGTGATGGCCGGTGAACTGGTGCAGTTCGAGGACGGCACCGAAGGCATCGCCCTCAACCTCGAAGATGACAACGTCGGCGTGGTGTTGATGGGCGAAGGTCGCGGCATCCAGGAGGGCAGCACCGTCAAGGCAACCGGCAAGATCGCCGCCGTGCCCGTTGGCGACGCCATGCTCGGCCGGGTTGTGAATTCGCTGGGCCAGCCCATCGACGGCAAGGGGGACATCGCCACCACCGAAACTCGCCTGATCGAATCGATGGCGCCTGGCATCATCCAGCGCAAGTCGGTGCACGAGCCCATGCAAACGGGCATCACCGCCATCGACGCCATGATTCCGATCGGCCGGGGCCAGCGCGAGCTGATTATTGGCGACCGTCAGACCGGCAAAACCGCTATCGCCATCGACACGATCATTAACCAGAAGGGCGAAGACGTCGTCTGCGTTTATGTGGCCATTGGTCAGAAGGCCGCATCTGTAGCCAACGTGGTTGAAGTGTTGCGGGAGAAGGGAGCTCTCGATTACACCATCGTGGTAGCTGCTAGTGCTTCCGAAGCTGCAGCGCTTCAGTACCTGGCTCCCTACACCGGTGCGGCGCTGGCCGAATCGTTCATGTACAAGGGCAAGGCCACCTTGGTGATTTACGACGACCTCACCAAGCAGGCCCAGGCCTATCGCCAGATGTCCCTGCTGCTGCGTCGCCCCCCCGGTCGTGAGGCTTACCCCGGTGACGTCTTCTATTGCCACAGCCGTTTGCTTGAGCGTGCCGCCAAGCTCAGCGATGCCATGGGCAAGGGCTCGATGACCGCCCTGCCGATCATCGAAACCCAGGCCGGTGACGTATCTGCCTACATCCCCACCAACGTGATCTCGATCACCGATGGTCAGGTGTTCCTGAGTTCCGACTTGTTCAACTCCGGTCTACGCCCCGCCATCAACGTTGGTATTTCCGTCAGTCGGGTGGGCGGTGCTGCCCAGACCAAGGCGATTAAGAAGATTGCCGGCACCTTGAAGCTTGAGCTGGCCCAGTTCGATGAACTGGCTGCCTTCTCCCAGTTCGCCTCCGACCTCGATGCCGCAACTCAGCAGCAGCTCGGCAGGGGTAAGCGCCTGCGCGAGATTCTCAAGCAGCCCCAGTTCAGCCCCCTAATCCTTGCGGAGCAGGTGGCTGTGGTTTATGCCGGCGTCAAGGGCCTGATCGACGAAGTTCCTGTGGAGTCTGTGGTGCAGTTCTGCCGCGAGCTGCGCGAATACCTCAAGAGCAACAAGGCCGAGTTCATCTCCAAGGTGCAGACCGAGAAGCAGCTCAGCGACGAAGCTGAAGCCATGCTCAAGGAAGCCATCAACGAGGTGAAGTCGACCATGCTCGCCTCCGTTTGA
- a CDS encoding F0F1 ATP synthase subunit gamma produces the protein MANLKDIRDRIGSVKNTRKITEAMRLVAAAKVRRAQEQVLRSRPFADRLARVLENLQSRMRFEDADAPLLEQREVGTITLLAVTGDRGLCGGYNANIIKRTELRTAELVGQGYKVDLVLIGRKAITYFQNRANQYTIRATFTGLDQVPKASEAMGIANEVLAEFLSGSTDRVEIIFTKFINLVSSKPVIQTLLPLDPQGIAIPEDEIFRLTTREGRLGVEVGTAANLQPKLPSDIVFDQSPDQLLNALLPLYLENQLLRSLQEAAASELASRMTAMNNASDNAKALAKSLTLDYNKARQAAITQEILEVVGGSAGMS, from the coding sequence ATGGCAAACCTCAAAGATATCCGCGACCGGATTGGTTCGGTCAAGAACACTCGCAAGATCACTGAGGCCATGCGCCTGGTGGCAGCCGCCAAGGTGCGCCGCGCCCAGGAGCAGGTGCTGCGCAGCCGTCCTTTTGCTGACCGGCTCGCCCGCGTGCTGGAAAATCTTCAGTCACGCATGCGCTTTGAAGATGCCGATGCTCCCCTGCTCGAGCAGCGCGAGGTTGGCACCATCACCCTGCTTGCCGTTACCGGTGATCGGGGCTTGTGCGGTGGCTACAACGCCAACATCATCAAGCGCACCGAATTGCGCACCGCTGAATTGGTTGGCCAGGGCTACAAGGTGGATCTGGTATTGATCGGCCGTAAGGCGATCACCTACTTCCAGAACCGCGCTAATCAGTACACGATTCGCGCTACCTTTACCGGTCTTGATCAGGTGCCCAAGGCGAGTGAAGCGATGGGTATCGCCAACGAAGTGCTGGCGGAGTTTCTCTCCGGCAGCACCGACCGTGTCGAGATCATCTTTACCAAGTTCATCAACTTGGTGAGCTCCAAGCCGGTAATTCAGACCCTGCTGCCCCTCGATCCCCAAGGCATTGCTATCCCTGAAGACGAGATCTTCCGCCTCACTACCCGGGAAGGTCGGCTGGGAGTTGAAGTGGGTACGGCTGCCAACTTGCAGCCCAAGCTGCCCTCCGACATTGTTTTTGATCAGAGCCCTGATCAGCTGCTCAATGCTCTGCTGCCCCTTTATCTGGAAAACCAGCTTCTGCGTTCTCTGCAGGAGGCCGCAGCTTCGGAGTTGGCCAGCCGGATGACGGCAATGAACAACGCCAGTGATAACGCCAAGGCTCTAGCTAAGAGCCTCACGCTCGACTACAACAAGGCTCGCCAGGCCGCCATTACCCAGGAAATTCTGGAAGTGGTTGGCGGCTCTGCCGGTATGTCCTGA
- a CDS encoding globin family protein yields the protein MSIVSNSIINADAEARYLSPGELDQIKSFVGAGQRRIRVAQVLGESRERIVKTAGGALFQRRPDVISPGGNAYGEEMTASCLRDMDYYLRLVTYGIIAGDVTPIEEVGIIGAKEMYRSLGTPLDAMAESVREMKNAAMGLLTGSDAEEAGFYFDYVIGALS from the coding sequence ATGAGCATCGTCTCCAACTCGATCATCAACGCGGACGCGGAAGCCCGCTATCTCAGCCCTGGCGAACTCGACCAGATCAAGTCCTTCGTGGGCGCTGGTCAACGTCGTATTCGCGTCGCCCAGGTTCTCGGAGAAAGCCGCGAGCGCATCGTCAAGACCGCTGGTGGCGCCCTGTTCCAGCGGCGTCCCGACGTGATTTCCCCCGGCGGCAACGCCTACGGCGAGGAGATGACCGCTTCGTGTCTTCGCGACATGGACTACTACCTGCGCTTGGTGACCTACGGGATCATCGCCGGCGATGTGACCCCCATTGAAGAGGTTGGCATCATCGGAGCCAAGGAGATGTATCGCTCCCTCGGCACTCCCCTCGATGCCATGGCTGAGTCCGTGCGGGAAATGAAGAACGCCGCCATGGGCCTACTCACCGGCTCTGACGCTGAAGAAGCCGGTTTCTACTTCGACTACGTCATTGGCGCCCTCTCCTGA
- a CDS encoding ATP synthase subunit I has product MSVSLPCPLLPDSEPTVSTAVQAGEAVEQPDDATGASTLPALTADVSNGMDGYFRLQRRLLLATLLLSAVAVAGTAVLGSISTASSLLVGALAGLLYLWLLSRSVTKLGENARRVSKVQLLVPVVLVLIAARIPQLSILPALLGFLLYKPAVILQAVFDT; this is encoded by the coding sequence TTGTCGGTATCCCTCCCCTGCCCCCTACTTCCCGACTCTGAGCCCACCGTTTCGACGGCAGTTCAGGCTGGTGAAGCGGTCGAGCAGCCGGATGATGCCACCGGTGCATCAACCCTGCCAGCGCTAACCGCCGATGTCAGCAATGGCATGGATGGTTATTTCCGGCTCCAACGCCGGCTTTTGCTAGCAACCTTGCTGCTTTCGGCAGTGGCGGTGGCTGGAACAGCCGTTTTGGGCTCCATCTCCACGGCTTCTAGCCTGTTGGTGGGTGCTTTAGCTGGCCTTCTTTACCTGTGGCTGCTCAGCCGCAGTGTCACCAAGCTGGGTGAAAATGCCCGGCGGGTTAGCAAGGTTCAGCTGCTGGTCCCGGTCGTCCTGGTGCTGATCGCAGCCCGGATCCCCCAACTTTCGATCCTGCCGGCTCTTTTGGGCTTTCTGCTCTACAAGCCGGCCGTGATCCTTCAGGCAGTCTTCGACACCTGA
- the apcB gene encoding allophycocyanin subunit beta, with amino-acid sequence MQDAITNVINQADVQGLYLDDSAMGRLEQYFTSGELRVRAAATISANGSAIIREAVAKSLLYSDITRPGGNMYTTRRYAACIRDLDYYLRYATYAMLAGDTSILDERVLNGLKETYNSLGVPIGATVQSIQAMKETTAALVGPDAGREMAVYFDYICSGLGN; translated from the coding sequence ATGCAAGACGCGATCACAAACGTCATTAATCAGGCCGACGTTCAGGGCCTGTACCTAGACGACTCCGCCATGGGCCGCCTGGAGCAGTACTTCACCAGTGGTGAACTGCGCGTCCGCGCCGCTGCCACCATCAGCGCCAATGGTTCGGCCATCATCAGAGAGGCCGTAGCCAAGTCGCTGCTGTATTCGGATATCACCCGTCCGGGCGGCAACATGTACACCACCCGTCGCTATGCAGCCTGCATCCGCGATCTGGATTACTACCTGCGCTACGCCACCTACGCCATGCTGGCTGGCGACACCTCCATCCTCGATGAGCGGGTCTTGAATGGTCTCAAAGAGACCTACAACTCCCTGGGTGTACCCATTGGTGCAACCGTTCAATCCATCCAGGCCATGAAGGAAACCACCGCTGCCTTGGTGGGTCCGGATGCCGGCCGTGAAATGGCTGTCTATTTCGACTACATCTGCTCCGGCCTGGGCAACTGA
- the atpB gene encoding F0F1 ATP synthase subunit A gives MPLLLPFAELEVGKHLYWQLGNLNIHGQVFLSSWVVIGALLALVVVGTRKLERDPRGTQNLLEFVWDYIRDLSREQIGEKAYRDWMPFIGTLFLFIFVSNWGGALVPWKLIHLPSGELGAPTADINTTIALALLVSLAYFYAGLSRKGLRYFEYYVEPTPIMLPFKIVEDFTKPLSLSFRLFGNILADELVVAVLAFLVPLIVPLPAMFLGLFTSAIQALIFATLAAYYIGEAVHEEPH, from the coding sequence ATGCCTCTCCTTCTCCCCTTTGCTGAACTGGAGGTTGGTAAACACCTCTACTGGCAACTTGGCAACCTCAACATTCACGGCCAGGTCTTCCTGAGCTCTTGGGTCGTTATCGGTGCCTTGCTCGCCCTTGTAGTGGTTGGCACCCGCAAGCTGGAGCGTGATCCCCGCGGCACCCAGAACCTGCTGGAGTTCGTCTGGGATTACATCCGCGATCTCTCCCGTGAACAGATTGGTGAGAAGGCTTACCGAGATTGGATGCCCTTCATCGGCACCCTGTTCCTGTTCATCTTTGTGAGTAACTGGGGCGGAGCTCTGGTGCCTTGGAAGCTGATCCACCTGCCTAGTGGCGAGCTTGGTGCACCAACTGCTGATATCAACACAACCATTGCCTTGGCTTTGTTGGTATCTCTTGCCTACTTCTATGCCGGCTTGAGCCGCAAGGGACTGAGGTACTTCGAGTACTACGTGGAGCCGACACCGATCATGCTTCCATTCAAGATCGTTGAAGATTTCACCAAGCCCCTTTCCCTTTCCTTCCGTCTCTTTGGCAACATCTTGGCGGATGAACTGGTGGTTGCTGTTCTGGCATTTCTAGTGCCCTTGATTGTGCCCCTGCCTGCAATGTTCCTGGGTCTTTTTACCAGTGCTATTCAGGCTCTTATTTTTGCCACGCTCGCTGCCTACTACATCGGTGAGGCAGTGCACGAAGAGCCCCACTAG